One genomic segment of Vibrio nitrifigilis includes these proteins:
- a CDS encoding nucleotidyltransferase family protein: MKQKPTVTAIILCGGMGTRLRSITQDQTCKPMVDVAGKPFLEYLLDYCISQNIAHAILAVGHHRNTIMEYFGHQHKNLTISYSIEEHPLGTGGALKQALSQPYAQQSDLILALNGDSFISFSLTEMIEQLNNQNAELIMVLRSLDNTGRYGRVTVDEHNKLIAFEEKKGGHPGNINSGVYLMRPNLSDQFPRQNTFSFETDFLEAEIGHAPFYGVYTNNYFIDIGTPEDYQIAQRDFAQQQHIS, translated from the coding sequence ATGAAGCAAAAACCCACCGTTACCGCCATTATTCTATGTGGTGGAATGGGGACGCGTTTGCGTTCAATTACACAAGATCAGACCTGTAAACCCATGGTTGATGTGGCTGGGAAACCCTTTTTAGAATATTTATTGGATTACTGTATCTCGCAAAATATTGCTCACGCGATATTAGCAGTGGGGCACCATCGTAATACCATAATGGAATATTTTGGCCACCAGCATAAGAACCTAACGATCAGTTATTCTATTGAAGAACATCCTCTTGGCACAGGCGGAGCGCTAAAGCAGGCGCTCAGTCAACCTTACGCTCAACAATCAGATCTTATTTTAGCGTTAAATGGTGACAGCTTTATCTCATTTTCTCTGACTGAGATGATTGAACAACTGAATAATCAGAATGCTGAGTTAATTATGGTTTTGCGTTCCCTAGATAATACAGGGCGCTATGGCCGTGTAACTGTGGATGAGCACAACAAACTCATCGCATTTGAAGAAAAAAAAGGCGGTCATCCCGGCAATATCAATAGTGGTGTATATTTAATGCGCCCGAACTTGAGCGACCAATTTCCTCGGCAAAATACGTTCTCATTCGAAACAGATTTTTTGGAAGCTGAAATTGGTCATGCCCCCTTTTATGGTGTTTATACCAATAATTACTTCATCGACATTGGTACCCCTGAAGATTATCAAATCGCTCAACGAGATTTTGCCCAGCAACAGCACATCTCCTAA
- a CDS encoding GHMP family kinase ATP-binding protein: MIVRARSPLRLGLAGGGTDISPYCDTYGGSVLNVTINMYANCTIELVSEDAGITIIAQDINQQYHTPICAHIALEGELLLHKAVYNRIVRDYNQNQPIPVKVYTFSDAPPGCGLGSSSTMVVTILSAYKELLKLPLSDYDVAKLAYEIERIDCQFSGGKQDQYATTFGGFNYMEFYENDRVIVNPLRIRHAIINELESQMILYFTGVSRSSAKIIDEQIKGTNAPHSASLDSMHEVKRLSYAMKECLLKSDIDGMSELFKQAWIAKKGMSSSISTSSIDELEDRVLSAGAKSMKITGAGGGGFVMLFVNPVNRLDVESTLKELNGRIQPFHFTQQGTQSWTV; the protein is encoded by the coding sequence ATGATTGTTAGGGCTCGTTCTCCACTTCGTCTTGGTTTAGCTGGCGGAGGAACCGATATTTCGCCATATTGTGATACTTATGGTGGTTCCGTACTTAACGTCACCATTAACATGTATGCAAATTGTACTATCGAGTTGGTTAGCGAAGATGCAGGTATAACCATTATCGCTCAAGATATAAACCAACAGTATCACACCCCAATTTGTGCTCACATCGCCCTTGAGGGAGAACTCCTACTGCATAAAGCGGTTTATAACCGTATTGTTCGCGATTACAACCAAAACCAACCTATTCCAGTAAAAGTGTATACTTTTTCCGATGCTCCTCCTGGGTGTGGCTTAGGATCGTCCTCCACGATGGTGGTTACCATCTTAAGTGCCTATAAAGAATTACTCAAATTACCATTAAGCGATTACGATGTTGCTAAACTTGCTTACGAAATAGAACGTATCGATTGTCAGTTTTCTGGAGGGAAGCAAGATCAGTATGCAACTACCTTTGGTGGCTTTAACTACATGGAATTCTATGAAAATGACCGCGTTATTGTTAATCCACTGCGTATTCGCCATGCGATAATTAATGAACTAGAGAGTCAAATGATCCTCTATTTCACTGGTGTATCTCGTTCTTCAGCCAAAATTATTGATGAACAGATAAAAGGAACCAACGCACCACACAGCGCATCTCTTGACTCGATGCATGAAGTAAAACGACTGTCTTATGCGATGAAGGAGTGTTTACTTAAATCCGATATTGATGGAATGTCTGAGCTATTCAAACAAGCATGGATAGCTAAAAAAGGCATGTCCAGCTCAATTTCGACATCGAGTATTGATGAGCTAGAAGATCGTGTGTTATCTGCCGGGGCAAAATCAATGAAGATCACCGGTGCCGGTGGTGGTGGTTTCGTGATGCTGTTTGTTAACCCTGTAAATCGTCTAGATGTCGAAAGCACTTTAAAAGAATTAAACGGTCGAATTCAACCGTTCCACTTTACGCAGCAAGGCACTCAATCTTGGACCGTGTAG